From the genome of Phoenix dactylifera cultivar Barhee BC4 chromosome 17, palm_55x_up_171113_PBpolish2nd_filt_p, whole genome shotgun sequence:
TCTCTTCCATTTAGCAAATTATCATACAACTTACTTTTTGGACCTATGATTTGACAGCTATGTGTGGTAAAAAAAACATAATGACTGGCATTAGCATTAAGTCACAATTAAAACTGAACACCATTATGTTTTTGTTGAGGGATACAATCATATTACATTAATCCACATAATAAAAATATGACAAACTAAAAGGTTTACGACAGAGTTATAGAGGATTAGACTCGGAAGAAGCTTACTCTTCGAGAAAGGTAATGATCATACATGGTCAAAAGACCAAGTCTATATACAGGCTCTGTCGAATAAACTGGAGCAGAGAGTTTAAAGTGTTTCATGGCATATGGCAGAGCACCAAGATGAAGAATATCTGGATGTGACAGCAAAACAGCatcaatttttggtgctaccCTGCAAGCTCAGTTAGAGTAGAAAATCAATCATCTACGGGGATACATTGACATAGGGAACACACAAACTTTAAATATGAGAAAACTGTACTATAAACATTCGGCTGGTCAAACTAAGGTAGAAATCTTACAGATAGCTACCAGGAACAAATGCCCTTTAAATGTAGCTTCTTAGTGGAGAGACTGTTGGGCGTCTGTCTAGGGATATTCTATGCTAGTTTAGAGTTTCAAACTCTTAAGCATGTCTAAATTTTGTGCCCAAACACTTTATAAGTCAGGCAGCCATCTAGACTCATTTTTCATGTCCTTGTAtctaagcataatatatttttatatgccCAGAAATATATCTAGATATCTGCATTTATTGAAAATTTGAACTTTGCTATTTAAATTAAATCAAAACATTCCCAACAGAAATTTTAAAAACTAATATATGTGCTACATGAGTGCAGTCAAATTTAGCAAACATGTGCAGTGTTAAGGACGATAAAACTGAAAGTCTATTTTATTCCCTACCTATAGGCCCACCATCCACAAGGTTTCTAGTTGTCTACATATGTTGAACTCCAAGCTTTGCATGAGACCCCAAGAACGGTCTGTAAGTTCTACTTTAAGCAGAGAAAAAAAACTACGCTTGATTTCCTGGCCCTTCTTGCAGGACATTTTGTGCTGCCCATGATACTAAATTGAAATCATCATAGCATCATAATGTAGTTTATAATGGCATGTGGACTCCTCCTTAGGTTATAGTCATATAATATTGGTATATATGTCATCAGCTTTCTGCCCATTAAAACAGTATTATTTTCGTAGTCTTTCTTTGTCAATAGGATCATTACAAGTCAATTTATTTATCTTAATCTAGGAAAAAATTCCATGGCCACCTTTCATTTTGAATGGGAGTTTTAACAGTCCCTGAAGgataaacaagtttttttttttatggtgtaCTCTACTGCCTTCTGCCACAAGGTGCAATTATGGCTCTTGATTTGTTTAATTAAAGTAAATTTCTCGAGTGAGGCCACATACCTTCTATTTTCTTCTCAGCATCTAGggttttattttattatgttaCTTTATTGTTTTGCTGTCTTCTCCTGTTGAAATTTAGGGATGCCCATAGGTCTTCAAGAAACCCTATAGGTGTAACAAAATCTTTCCTTTAAACAAGCAAAGAATTGGAAAAGATCCAGATCCGTAACTTTTTTCAACTTGGTATGAAaattttccccttcttttttgCATATAGATCAAACAGTATCATAACTGTAGCCCTAATTCAAGAaacgaaaggaaggaaagagaaaagtAACCTGGGGATGACTGTAGAGCTTGAAGAaatcattttgatttaaatattGTTTCCTTCAAaggttaaagaatccaaaaagaTCGTTAACGGCTATGAATTGGAAAAGATCCAGATCCGTTACTTTTTTCAACTTGGTATGAAAATTTTTCACTTCTTTTTTGCATATAGATCAAACAGTATCATAACTGTAGCCCTAATTCAAGAaacgaaaggaaggaaagagaaaagtAACCTGGGGATGACTGTAGAGCTTGAAGAAATCATTTTGGTTTAAAAATTGTTTCGTTCAAaggttaaagaatccaaaaagaTCGTTAACGGCAATTTTTCATATAGGCATAAAAAAAGTCTCACTTTTTTGACCGAGTCATCAAAGGGTTTCAAAATAAATTACCCATCTTCATTCAAGAAATGGAAAATAAGGAAATACACGCGAAGCAATCCAAAGAAATGAAGAATTGAAATAGggtagaagagaagaagaagaagaagaaagggaagggcATTGAACCTGGCGAGGGGTTTGAGGAGATTTTCATCAAATAGATCGTTCCAGCCGCAGTCCATGAGGAAGTTGAAGCCATCGATGGAGAGAAGATAGCAAAGCGGGCTCTCGCTGTACACCCCGCAAAGCGGAGTCACCTGCACCGACGTCCCCATCGAAGCGAGCAAGAGAGAGATGGAAGAGTTCTCGATAAAACAGAGAGATCAGAGAGAGCCAAGTTGGGGTTTTGAGGAGGGTTTGCTCATGGAGCGGAGCGCTCACTCAAAAAGAGATCTGGTGTGAGTCCACCACAAACGGTCTACTGGTGTTTGACGCGTGGTATGCACGCCATATACAGCATGAACGGCTGTGATCCCGTCCGAATTAAAGATTTCTCCGTAGTTTGATAGATACGGTGGGTGAATAATCGCCACGTGAAGTCGGTGGCGCAAGCGCAGACGTTAAAGAATGCGGTTCGGTCCACTATGGGACCGGTCGGGCGGGCCGGGTTTGTGGTAGGTTGGACCGAGGTAGTCTCGCCCCGGTTTATCCGCATCTCTGGCTCTCCACTCCCATGTACGACGGTGCGGCCAAACTCGAGAAGAATAGCGGACGGAGACGGTAGGACGGAAGAACGCGGAACAGAGGAGCTAATCTTAAGGTAGCATTCCGATCTAGTTCTTGATTCGctcctatattttctttggattCTGTCGTATATCTTTCGCCTCCTCTTGATCTGGATTTCTCCAATTCTGATGCCAAGATCCGaaactagggttttctcttttttttttggttataaaAGTGTATACTGTTGCAACAAATGGATTTAttgatccttttttttgtttttttgtttttaactgAACTGCGACTAATTTGggaatttttaatttgatttttatGGGTTTTCTGCTTTGGGTCATGGAAATTCTTTTATTCTATTTGGTTGTATTAAAATTGTTTTCTTGGACGTGAGTCGGTTTTACTTGTTCTTTTTGCAGTGTTAAAGCGGTTCGCTGATGGATGCGAAGGATCCACCCGAGCAACAGGCAGCAGCATCCAAAGATGAACCTGTTCAGTTCGATCCAAGCCGAAGTAAATTTTCCATCCCTGCATATATTCTTGTTGTATGAAGTGTATAGAGGTCTGTCAGTTCTGcttatgttttattttgcaACTTCAAGATTCTTGCTTCGTTCTTGTGCTTCAACCAGTAATTCCTTGAATATATAGGAATAATGTAAATTGGAAATGATTTCAGAAATTAGATGGCTCTGACTTGATAAGGAATTTCGTTTGATATATGTGTTGCATGAACTGATCGTTTGAGAACTTTGCTGACTTGGGTTCAAATTTGGTTGTAGTTGTTGGGACAGCTGACTCATGTAAGCATTTTAGACGAGCGCAGATATGATTGTATATTCATCTGGAGAAGAATTAGCTTAACTTGTTTAAATTTTGGGTCTAAAAAGCCTCATAAGGAACTGTGTTCATAACATCAGTGATTTTCACTGAAATGAAAAggataaatacaaaaaaaaaaattattagcaCTACCGATATTAGCTTGAATGCCTTCTTTAACTCGGGTCTTTATAATTACCTTTTTCCAACAAAAGGTAATTCATCAGCCCTGGTTTTTCACAAGAGGGCTTGTTTTGATGGCTGTGTTATATCCAAAGTACAGTCCCTAGGATCAATAGGATCTTGGTCCTGGGCAAGGCGTTTAGTCATCTAATTGGTTTTTTGTATTTGAAGCTGTCTGAGAACCTTAGGTAGTATAATTTGGAAAATACTTTCATCCATGCTATGATTTCATAAGGAGATTGTTGAATTTTGAAACATTGATGGGCATTTTACCTATAGTATGATACCTTGCATATACGAATCATATGAGGAAAATGGAGCTTGTATGATTGGGCTTAGTCATTACAAATTGAGCAAGACTGTTTTGCATGATGGTACACTAAACAACCAATGAGGACACCTGAATGTTTTATGTATAAATGACTATAGTTTATGTATCATAAAATGGAATAGCTGCTTCAGctatggaaaaagaaaatgttcCAAACAAGTCCTTAAGGACAGCTTCACGATCTTAGAAATATCCAGTCAAGATTCTTCCCTGATCACAACCCTTTTTGAAGACTCTTTAGCTTATGCTTGCTCTTTTTATTTTGAAGTGATTGGCATCATCAAAAGGAAGGCCTTGATAAAAGAACTTGCTGCTGCTTACCATTCTGAGTGTCTTGCCTATTGCCAGGAGCTTCTGCAACTTCAAAGAAAGTGGGAACAGGTTGGTATAATATTTGTATTTAGTTTCTAAAACTTATAAGTTGTAAACATTCTGCCTGTCTTGCTTAATATTTAACATTCtcaattaattaattataaccAAAATTATTACGTTAGAGGTTCTGCATTCATCACATGCTATGAATAAACTTTTACCATTTTATGGAGTCTGCTGAAGTGTTATACAGTTATAGCATAAATTTAGACCAATATGGAACTACATAGGTTCTGGATGTCTCATCTATTCATAGCTATAGCAGATCAGGTTCTTTGTATACTAGTTTTTGTTTCCAAATAGATTGGTGGTAATTGCAGAGCAATATAATAAGCAAGCAAGAATATTAATTCGTTAAAATAGAAAGTCTTTTAGTGgataaatatatatcaaataAACTGATTCATGCTTATAAACGTTTGATATTTTACATAGCAAAAGTCAGGTTTTGGGTTCAAAATTGACCTTTGGGAGGTGTATTATGATTTTTCAGAGCAGCTATGGTTTGTATTGGGCCTTAGTTGGCATTGATTGGCTCATTGAAAATATTTATCATAGTATTTTCTGCTTGTTGGTCAGTAGTCTCTTCAGACTTCTTGAGTACTGTTGATGTGCAGGGGCATGCATCCCCTCTTCTTTTTTGCATTTGTGATGGAAGCTTTTAGTGGTTTATAGGTTAGGGACTTGGAGAAAGCTCTGGTTGCATGGAATTTCGGTCAGTATGGTCCAGTATGTAGATCCTACACTCCTTTTAATAACAAATAACCTTCACCCCCCACCCCACTCCCCAACCCGAGTTCCCTGTGAGTGTTTGGTTTGAGGATTGATCTGTGGAAGATAATTTCATCTGAATTTGTGTGAGTAAGCTGGTGATGGCAGGAGCTGAACTGTTTTTAGTTATAAAGTGAATAGATCACTCGATGGTCATTGACTATATAACTGTCCCCTGACGAAGTGCTTGATTAGGTCTCAGTTGCCAAGAGGTTTAGGGGAAGCTGCAAAGTTGGAAGAATGGCTTGCTCTCTATACCCTTAGTAAAATATCATCTCCAATTTAATGGTGTTCCCAATGTTTAGAGAGATCCACTTCCTGCATTGGTCAAGCTTATTTGATTTCATAATGATTTCTGTCAAACTTATGACAGAGTTTCTAGTAACAAGGGAGTGCATTCGACCAGGCATGACATTTTTCCGGTTATACaaggatatttttttaaaggatTTATATGGGTATATGCAAGGCCTTGTTGGACAAAAGTGGTTAGCAAAGATACAGCACAGTAGCAAATTgtcatatatttaaattttgactTGAATGCTGTTGGAAATTCATATGTTGACCTTAGGTTCTTGGCGCAAGAATGACAGCTTGCCTGGTTTCCTGAATAATTGGTTGTGTTGCCATGTCTCTGGAACAAAGCATAGAAAGTAACATAGGACCTCACTGTTATcccagaaaaagaaaatgagagatgccTCTGGCAACATTT
Proteins encoded in this window:
- the LOC103705536 gene encoding uncharacterized protein LOC103705536, giving the protein MDAKDPPEQQAAASKDEPVQFDPSRMIGIIKRKALIKELAAAYHSECLAYCQELLQLQRKWEQQQYIERKTTEDARKQMVMKPSKRPKKGL